The Pseudomonas azadiae genome includes a window with the following:
- a CDS encoding ATP-binding protein, protein MNDLSDQAVHFGPYRVHPRQRLVLEAGRPLRLGRRSVDILLILLEQAGNVVSKQALIARVWPRSVVEDGNLRVHMAALRKALGDGQAGQRYIVTVAQRGYSFVAPLSIEPMTLPTEGAGHIQGHNLPLRRTRMIGRQALIDSLVQQLPAQRFITLTGAGGIGKTTVALRVAELLIGHYRDGIRLLDLAPLSAPSMILPNLAALLDLTHAEHEPLVTFARSVQERQLLLVIDNCEHLLDDIALISETLLRHAPRLHILATSREALRAEGEYVQRLEPLACPPATGNRAQALGYPALQLLIERAMSHQDSFELSEAELPLAIDICQRLDGIPLAIELVAAQIERFGLPGLLVQMEDNFRLLTRGRRSALPRHQTLHATLDWSFELLTACEQICLRRLAVFRGGFSLASAAAVIAGEQVAPAQVLGSITQLVAKSLLNVEAGDDEMVYRLLDITRTYALEKLSTADELQATRERHAERCLALMNQAQDDWELIATQPWIDRYAPLREDIRAALDWSLGNQGVPLLGIRLTVSAMPLWQELSLLREHGLYVGNALARLQQSSAPSQRLHMALQLALGSYCYHTQGGTPQTIEAFSRARRLAEADKDLAGQLRAVSGQMAVNLCCGNYREALAQSLHFDQLGPQADPLLALSAQRLRVLAQHFAGEQALAQHTAEQVIQRMAQSGHLNRFTHGFGVQYDQSVASLTLLARILWLRGYPERASRTASQALALALQINHGTSICYTLALAGVVIAHYNGDSEAARGHLDQLLLQAQKHSVPLFHTWARCYDGTLSIADVQGLGLVEDILLTFNAIGVSDAVFERATQGAAGWCTPEILRLRAETLADAGACEALLLQALALARQQGALAWELRCATSLARVWQTQGRIEAARDLLNSIYAQFTEGFATHDLVRVRGLLDELQDKRPA, encoded by the coding sequence ATGAATGACCTCAGCGACCAGGCCGTGCATTTCGGCCCCTATCGCGTCCACCCGCGCCAACGCCTGGTGCTGGAGGCGGGTCGCCCGTTGCGTTTGGGACGGCGGTCGGTGGATATCCTGCTGATCCTGCTGGAGCAGGCCGGCAACGTGGTGAGCAAGCAGGCGCTGATCGCCCGCGTCTGGCCCAGAAGCGTGGTGGAGGACGGCAACCTGCGCGTGCATATGGCGGCGCTGCGCAAGGCCCTGGGCGATGGCCAGGCCGGGCAGCGCTATATCGTGACCGTGGCCCAGCGTGGCTACAGTTTTGTTGCGCCACTGAGCATCGAGCCGATGACACTACCCACCGAGGGGGCAGGCCATATCCAGGGCCACAACCTGCCCTTGCGGCGCACCCGCATGATCGGCCGCCAAGCGCTGATCGACAGCCTGGTGCAGCAACTGCCCGCCCAACGCTTCATCACCCTGACCGGCGCCGGCGGCATCGGCAAGACCACCGTCGCCTTGCGCGTGGCCGAGCTGCTGATCGGGCACTACCGCGACGGCATCCGCCTGCTGGACCTGGCGCCGCTCAGCGCGCCCTCGATGATCCTGCCCAATCTCGCCGCCCTGCTCGACCTGACGCACGCCGAGCACGAACCGCTGGTCACCTTTGCGCGCAGCGTGCAAGAGCGCCAGTTGCTGCTGGTGATCGACAACTGCGAGCACTTGCTCGACGACATTGCCCTGATCAGCGAAACCCTGCTGCGTCATGCGCCCAGACTGCATATCCTGGCCACCAGCCGCGAGGCGTTGCGTGCCGAGGGCGAATACGTGCAACGTCTGGAACCTCTGGCCTGCCCCCCTGCCACCGGCAACCGCGCCCAGGCCCTGGGCTATCCGGCCCTGCAATTGCTGATCGAACGGGCCATGTCCCATCAGGACAGCTTTGAATTGAGCGAAGCCGAACTGCCGCTGGCGATTGATATCTGCCAGCGCCTGGACGGCATTCCGCTGGCGATCGAACTGGTGGCGGCGCAGATCGAGCGCTTCGGCCTGCCCGGGCTGCTGGTGCAGATGGAGGACAATTTTCGCCTGCTCACACGGGGTCGCCGCAGCGCCCTGCCACGTCATCAAACCTTGCACGCCACGCTCGACTGGAGCTTTGAACTGCTGACCGCCTGCGAACAGATTTGCTTGCGCCGCCTCGCGGTATTTCGCGGCGGCTTCAGCCTGGCCAGCGCCGCAGCGGTGATTGCCGGTGAACAGGTCGCGCCGGCGCAGGTGCTGGGTTCGATCACGCAGTTGGTGGCCAAATCCTTGCTGAATGTGGAAGCCGGCGACGACGAGATGGTCTATCGCCTGCTGGACATCACCCGCACCTATGCGCTGGAAAAACTCAGCACGGCCGATGAGCTGCAGGCCACTCGCGAGCGCCATGCCGAGCGCTGCCTGGCGCTGATGAACCAGGCCCAGGACGATTGGGAATTGATCGCGACCCAGCCCTGGATCGACCGCTATGCACCGCTGCGCGAAGACATCCGCGCCGCCCTCGATTGGAGCCTGGGCAACCAGGGCGTGCCGTTGCTGGGCATTCGTCTGACCGTCAGCGCGATGCCGTTATGGCAGGAACTTTCACTGCTGCGCGAGCATGGTTTGTATGTCGGCAACGCCCTGGCGCGGCTCCAGCAATCGAGCGCGCCAAGCCAGCGCTTGCACATGGCGTTGCAACTGGCACTGGGCAGTTATTGCTATCACACGCAGGGCGGTACACCGCAGACCATTGAGGCGTTCAGTCGCGCACGGCGCCTGGCGGAAGCCGACAAGGACCTGGCCGGCCAGTTGCGCGCCGTGTCGGGGCAGATGGCGGTGAACCTGTGCTGTGGCAATTATCGCGAGGCCTTGGCGCAAAGCCTGCACTTCGACCAACTGGGCCCCCAGGCCGACCCCTTGCTGGCCCTCAGCGCCCAGCGCCTGCGGGTGCTGGCACAGCACTTCGCCGGTGAGCAGGCACTGGCGCAACACACGGCCGAGCAGGTGATCCAGCGCATGGCCCAGAGCGGCCATCTCAACCGGTTTACCCATGGCTTTGGCGTACAGTACGATCAGAGCGTCGCCTCGCTGACCCTGCTTGCGCGCATCCTGTGGCTGCGCGGTTATCCGGAACGTGCGTCGCGCACGGCGAGCCAGGCGTTGGCGCTGGCCTTGCAGATCAACCATGGCACGTCGATCTGCTACACCCTGGCGCTGGCCGGGGTGGTCATCGCCCACTACAACGGCGACAGCGAGGCGGCACGCGGGCATCTGGATCAGCTGTTGCTACAGGCACAGAAACACTCGGTGCCGCTGTTTCACACCTGGGCACGCTGCTACGACGGCACGCTGTCGATTGCCGATGTGCAGGGGCTGGGCCTGGTCGAAGATATTCTGCTGACGTTCAATGCCATCGGGGTCAGTGACGCGGTGTTCGAGCGCGCCACACAGGGCGCGGCCGGCTGGTGCACGCCGGAAATCCTGCGCCTGCGCGCCGAAACCCTGGCCGACGCCGGCGCGTGCGAAGCGCTCCTGTTGCAAGCCTTGGCCTTGGCGCGCCAGCAAGGCGCACTTGCCTGGGAGCTACGGTGCGCGACCTCGTTGGCACGCGTTTGGCAGACCCAAGGCCGCATCGAGGCTGCCCGCGACCTGCTCAATTCAATCTACGCGCAATTCACCGAAGGCTTCGCCACCCATGACCTAGTCCGCGTGCGCGGCTTGCTCGACGAGCTGCAAGACAAACGGCCGGCCTGA
- a CDS encoding winged helix-turn-helix domain-containing protein: MEKDAQAPKAGCFSAMTAMNNPPAIDADGTVRFGAYVFHRQQRLVSKSGLPVPLGGRALDILSVLLQAPGQYISKATLIERVWPNSVVEENNLRVHIAALRRALDGQRFILNDPQRGYCFAAPAQGAVQVALPRHNLAARLSPVIGRDELLGVLQRRLFGQRLMTLTGCAGVGKSTLAQALAERVLPRYRDGVWWVDLATLAAPAGLLRHVAAALHLAPCANATELSRQLATRQLLLVLDGADRLLAACRHLVRVLGETAPQVSVLVSSREALQAPGEWVQRVPRLVVPAPSALGSVEQAMLYPAVQLFIARVRAGQQGFVLRPQDLAPLRDICRRLDGVPLALELAAAQVDALGVRGLQQQLCKGLQVLTRGRRTAVERHQSLTAALDWTYERLSLPERWLFLQLGLFKMAVTLPTLSELIAGTELEHADLSYLLDRLVGMSLLTLEPGPGKPRYRLLNCLRSYALAQLRDPVQVERLQQGYGHYLGPFSGRPFVLQLVEQAAHAD, encoded by the coding sequence ATGGAAAAGGATGCGCAGGCGCCCAAGGCCGGGTGTTTCAGCGCGATGACAGCTATGAATAACCCCCCGGCGATTGACGCTGACGGCACGGTGCGCTTCGGCGCCTATGTGTTTCATCGGCAACAGCGGTTGGTCAGCAAGTCTGGCTTGCCGGTGCCTTTGGGCGGGCGCGCGCTGGATATCCTCTCGGTGCTGCTCCAGGCGCCTGGGCAATACATCAGCAAGGCCACGCTGATCGAGCGGGTCTGGCCCAACAGCGTGGTGGAAGAAAACAACCTGCGCGTGCACATCGCTGCGTTGCGCCGTGCGCTCGATGGGCAACGTTTCATTCTCAACGACCCGCAACGCGGCTACTGTTTCGCCGCCCCGGCGCAGGGCGCGGTGCAGGTTGCGCTGCCCAGGCATAACCTGGCGGCGCGGCTCAGCCCGGTCATAGGCCGTGATGAATTGCTGGGCGTGCTGCAGCGGCGCTTGTTCGGCCAACGCCTGATGACGCTCACCGGTTGCGCCGGCGTCGGCAAGAGCACCTTGGCCCAGGCATTGGCCGAGCGTGTGTTGCCGCGCTATCGCGACGGCGTGTGGTGGGTTGACCTCGCCACGCTTGCGGCGCCGGCAGGCCTGCTGCGCCACGTGGCCGCGGCGTTGCACCTGGCGCCCTGCGCGAACGCCACCGAGCTGAGCCGCCAACTGGCGACCCGCCAACTGTTGCTGGTGCTCGACGGCGCCGACAGGTTGCTCGCGGCCTGTCGCCACCTGGTGCGTGTGCTAGGTGAAACGGCGCCGCAGGTCAGCGTACTGGTCAGCAGCCGCGAGGCCCTGCAAGCCCCCGGCGAATGGGTGCAGCGCGTGCCCCGGCTGGTGGTGCCGGCACCGTCGGCGCTGGGCAGTGTTGAGCAAGCAATGCTTTACCCGGCGGTGCAACTCTTCATCGCGCGGGTGCGTGCCGGTCAGCAGGGTTTTGTCTTGCGGCCCCAGGACCTGGCGCCGTTACGCGATATTTGCCGGCGCCTCGATGGCGTTCCCCTGGCCCTGGAGCTCGCCGCCGCCCAAGTGGATGCCCTGGGCGTGCGCGGCTTGCAGCAGCAATTGTGCAAGGGCTTGCAGGTGCTGACCCGCGGCCGTCGCACGGCGGTCGAACGTCATCAATCCCTGACCGCCGCCCTGGATTGGACCTATGAGCGCCTGAGCCTGCCTGAACGCTGGCTGTTCCTGCAGTTGGGCTTGTTCAAGATGGCGGTGACCTTGCCCACCCTGAGCGAACTGATCGCCGGCACCGAGCTGGAACACGCCGACCTGTCCTACCTGCTGGACCGTCTGGTCGGCATGTCATTGCTGACCCTCGAGCCCGGCCCCGGAAAACCGCGTTACCGCCTGCTCAATTGCCTGCGCAGCTATGCGTTGGCGCAACTGCGCGACCCGGTGCAGGTGGAGCGTTTGCAGCAGGGTTACGGGCATTACCTGGGGCCGTTTTCAGGCCGGCCGTTTGTCTTGCAGCTCGTCGAGCAAGCCGCGCACGCGGACTAG
- a CDS encoding GlxA family transcriptional regulator — MKTVAMALFPDFLLLDMAGPLEVFSIANRYLPAAAHYQILTIGTEAGPLRASNGVLVQTDVLLDQAQDAYDLLLVPGGPGAYNECHPALLPWLNAAAPKARRFGSICTGAFVLGHAGLLDDHRVTTHWHYTDRLIKAFPKAIVETDRIYLQDGRLITSGGVTAGIDLALSVVAQDHGKQVAVEVAKVLLVVMKRQGGQAQFSPLTAAVAPHETAITRVQNHVLEHLDQPFTIESMAALAGMSARHFARLFAKDVRMTPMAFLQGARIDRARQLLETTDLPLKTVAFHAGFGSVRHMRFLFSEKLGLNPTQYRQQFS, encoded by the coding sequence ATGAAAACCGTGGCCATGGCGCTGTTTCCAGACTTCCTCCTGCTCGACATGGCCGGGCCGCTCGAAGTCTTTTCGATCGCCAACCGCTATCTGCCGGCGGCGGCGCATTATCAGATCCTCACCATCGGCACAGAGGCTGGACCCTTGCGCGCGTCCAATGGCGTGCTGGTCCAGACCGACGTGCTGCTCGACCAGGCCCAGGACGCCTATGACCTGCTGCTGGTCCCCGGTGGGCCCGGCGCCTATAACGAATGCCACCCCGCCTTGTTGCCCTGGCTCAACGCGGCGGCCCCGAAGGCGCGGCGCTTCGGTTCGATCTGCACCGGGGCCTTTGTGCTGGGGCATGCCGGCCTGCTGGACGATCACCGCGTGACCACGCACTGGCACTACACCGATCGGCTGATCAAGGCCTTTCCCAAGGCGATTGTTGAAACCGATCGTATCTACTTGCAGGACGGGCGATTAATCACCTCGGGCGGTGTAACGGCCGGCATCGACCTGGCGCTGTCGGTGGTTGCCCAGGATCACGGCAAGCAGGTTGCAGTCGAAGTGGCCAAAGTGTTGCTGGTGGTGATGAAACGTCAGGGCGGCCAGGCCCAGTTCAGCCCGCTGACGGCGGCGGTCGCGCCCCATGAAACCGCGATCACCCGGGTGCAGAACCATGTGCTGGAGCACCTCGATCAACCCTTTACCATCGAATCCATGGCGGCGCTGGCCGGCATGAGCGCGCGCCATTTTGCGCGGCTGTTCGCCAAGGATGTGCGGATGACGCCGATGGCGTTCCTGCAAGGCGCGCGCATCGACCGCGCCCGGCAGTTGCTGGAAACCACCGACCTGCCGCTCAAGACCGTGGCTTTCCACGCAGGCTTCGGCAGCGTGCGGCATATGCGCTTTCTATTCAGCGAAAAACTGGGGCTGAACCCGACCCAATACCGACAGCAGTTCAGTTAA